In Aegilops tauschii subsp. strangulata cultivar AL8/78 chromosome 3, Aet v6.0, whole genome shotgun sequence, one genomic interval encodes:
- the LOC109764072 gene encoding uncharacterized protein isoform X1 → MDRQASARIDLECMLLDETKEPRALPLPLLEEITKSFSADHEIGRGGFAVVYQGILDNGMVAVKKLSNTYLYENKFQTEIQCLMKVKHRNVVRFLGYCCDTQGQVATHEGNFVMADIQERLLCFEFLSKGDLSNYISDASSGLEWRDRYKIIKGICEGLNYLHRNGIVHLDLKPANILMDAKMVPKIGDFGLSRCFQEEQTRTIATTFAGSLGYLAPEFSDRIVTPKYDLYSLGVIITEILTGEKGYSDVEEVLESWSNRLEKSQRQQVRVCTEIALQCTERNPKRRPTSTQYVIDRLTETESAGTMELLDVYLVELRFPVEPNTDEHTLFRLMKKSTKPWRCFASLPLYGIVPPKSSTYTLVVTAQQQERLPEETDYDLILQSSLSGDKSNPTLRDQSKYDKFFDEAKDSGNAVHEVMLKTVFASQGPTTSEPTISRRLKDQWIISLKNTHGMLCSLDAQPTEPCIVTSHQHGDVCIWNYDPQRRTDSFNVSKESIMPSYSLSNKVHSVKVISRKKWFVAGTSDGVIHVYNYDNKIQKLRSFRAASDCFITSMAIHPTRPYVLSSAHRGMKLWDWDNDWECTQSFVQEHSDTIQQVAFNPVDSNMFASTSDDHTVKVWSIDSPESKYTLSGHQDKVNCLNFFTCNDRQYLITGSDDHTAKIWDMEEKACVHTMQAFVSPVISVMAFPDSSYLITGSSDGSVHFWSSSEFSDICMVPRLERIVNFGSGGAIWGLGCFMGSRRIVIGQEYAVSIMAIDNEEESNEKSI, encoded by the exons ATGGATCGCCAAGCTAGTGCACGAATCGACCTGGAGTGTATGCTGTTGGATGAAACCAAAGAGCCGAGGGCTCTGCCGCTGCCACTCCTTGAAGAGATCACAAAGAGTTTCTCCGCTGACCATGAAATTGGACGTGGAGGATTCGCGGTGGTTTATCAG GGAATCCTTGACAATGGCATGGTCGCTGTGAAGAAGCTGTCCAACACGTATTTGTATGAGAATAAATTCCAGACGGAGATTCAATGTCTGATGAAGGTGAAGCACAGAAATGTTGTACGATTTTTAGGATATTGCTGCGACACACAAGGGCAAGTAGCCACGCATGAAGGAAATTTTGTCATGGCTGACATACAAGAAAGATTACTCTGCTTTGAGTTTCTATCCAAGGGGGATCTTTCTAACTATATCTCCG ATGCGTCCAGTGGACTTGAATGGCGAGATCGCTACAAAATAATAAAAGGAATCTGCGAAGGATTGAATTACCTTCACAGAAATGGTATTGTTCACCTTGATCTTAAGCCGGCAAATATCCTCATGGATGCTAAAATGGTGCCAAAAATTGGCGACTTTGGTCTATCGAGGTGCTTTCAGGAAGAGCAAACCCGCACTATTGCTACAACATTTGCTGGAAGCCT TGGATATCTAGCACCAGAATTCAGCGACCGCATAGTTACACCTAAATATGATTTGTACAGTCTTGGAGTAATAATCACGGAGATACTCACCGGAGAAAAAGGTTATAGTGATGTTGAGGAA GTACTTGAAAGTTGGAGCAATAGGTTGGAGAAATCACAGAGACAACAAGTAAGAGTATGCACTGAGATAGCATTACAGTGCACTGAACGCAATCCTAAGAGAAGGCCAACTAGTACACAATATGTAATTGATAGGCTTACTGAAACAGAAAGCGCGGGAACAATG GAGCTACTTGACGTCTACCTTGTCGAGCTTCGCTTCCCTGTTGAACCAAACACAGATGAACACACATTATTCAGGCTTATGAAGAAGAGCACCAAGCCTTGGCGTTGCTTCGCAAGTCTCCCACTATATGGCATTGTGCCTCCCAAGTCCTCTACTTACACTCTCGTTGTTACAGCGCAACAGCAAGAGAGGCTACCAGAAGAAACGGACTACGATCTAATCCTGCAGAGCAGTCTGTCAGGGGATAAAAGCAACCCTACTTTGAGAGACCAATCTAAGTATGACAAGTTTTTCGACGAAGCTAAAGATTCAGGGAATGCAGTGCATGAGGTGATGTTGAAAACTGTTTTTGCTTCGCAAGGGCCGACAACATCAGAG CCGACAATCTCAAGAAGACTAAAG GATCAATGGATCATATCCCTGAAGAATACTCATGGCATGCTGTGCTCCCTTGATGCACAGCCCACCGAGCCATG CATTGTAACAAGTCATCAGCACGGAGATGTTTGCATATGGAACTATGACCCGCAG AGACGGACGGATTCATTTAATGTCTCAAAGGAGTCAATCATGCCTTCTTACTCATTGTCGAATAAAG TTCATTCTGTTAAGGTTATCTCAAGAAAGAAATGGTTTGTGGCTGGGACATCTGATGGTGTGATCCATGTGTACAATTATGACAACAAAatacaaaaactcaggagtttcAGAGCCGCCAGTGATTGCTTCATCACATCAATGGCCATCCATCCAACCCGTCCATATGTATTGTCATCGGCTCATCGTGGTATGAAGCTCTGGGACTGGGACAACGACTGGGAGTGCACACAATCATTCGTGCAGGAACATTCTGATACGATACAGCAAGTCGCATTTAACCCAGTGGACTCCAATATGTTTGCAAGTACTTCAGATGATCACACAGTAAAG GTTTGGAGCATCGATTCTCCCGAATCAAAATATACTTTGTCTGGGCATCAGGACAAAGTGAACTGTCTCAATTTCTTCACATGTAATGATCGACAATATTTGATTACTGGCTCTGATGACCACACAGCTAAG ATATGGGACATGGAGGAAAAGGCTTGTGTTCATACGATGCAAGCTTTCGTGTCTCCAGTAATTTCTGTCATGGCCTTTCCCGATAGCTCATATCTAATTACAGGTTCAAGTGATGGCTCTGTTCATTTCTGGAGCTCCAGTGAATTCAG TGATATCTGCATGGTACCTAGGCTGGAGAGAATCGTTAACTTTGGCTCTGGTGGAGCTATTTGGGGTCTCGGATGTTTCATGGGGTCAAGAAG GATTGTGATCGGGCAAGAGTACGCAGTGTCAATCATGGCCATTGACAATGAAGAAGAGAGCAATGAAAAGTCCATATGA
- the LOC109764073 gene encoding uncharacterized protein → MAAKNPSYFQSIPLQQIIEQKELRLHLYIFQQWSKGPRQNQQIMTNLQLPNQCGLSTVNDWPIRDGPGHNADIVARGRGLHFGTAIDEADYFHSFVIIFTDERFKGSSLQVLGTSKASSPDGEWAITGGTGEFAFAQGVVAHKMFGRDHASCFRELHIRVLCLAFPKPVLVTKIGPWGGHGGKQFDIPELVPQHLESVTIRSGVVIDSIAFSYVNQAGKKQTLGPWGGDGELSDTITFAPLEIVKEVSGTTGTFGRDTVVTSLTFVTNVRTYGPFGKPSGTAFSVPLTDTSVVGFFVRAGRLVNAIGVYVRPSVQNY, encoded by the exons ATGGCCGCCAAGAACCCTTCCTATTTCCAAAGTATTCCTCTTCAGCAAATCATCGAGCAAAAGGAGCTTCGCTTGCACTTGTACATATTCCAGCAATGGAGCAAAGGCCCTCGACAGAACCAACAAATTATGACAAACTTACAGCTCCCCAATCAGTGCGGTCTCAGCACTGTAAATGACTGGCCTATACGGGATGGCCCCGGCCACAACGCAGACATTGTTGCCCGTGGCCGAGGCCTGCATTTCGGGACCGCTATCGATGAAGCAGACTATTTTCACTCTTTCGTCATAATTTTTACCGACGAGAG GTTCAAGGGATCCAGCCTTCAGGTGCTCGGAACTTCGAAGGCTAGCAGTCCAGATGGTGAATGGGCGATCACCGGTGGGACCGGAGAGTTTGCCTTCGCTCAAGGTGTTGTTGCTCACAAAATGTTCGGGAGAGATCACGCTTCTTGTTTCAGGGAGCTTCACATCCGTGTTTTGTGCCTCGCCTTTCCAAAACCA GTCCTTGTCACCAAGATTGGACCATGGGGTGGGCATGGAGGAAAACAATTTGATATCCCAGAGTTGGTACCTCAACATCTAGAAAGTGTGACAATTAGAAGTGGTGTTGTCATTGACTCCATTGCGTTCTCCTACGTTAATCAAGCTGGAAAGAAGCAAACTCTTGGTCCATGGGGTGGTGATGGTGAACTTAGTGACACG ATCACTTTTGCCCCTTTAGAGATTGTGAAGGAAGTTTCGGGAACAACCGGTACTTTTGGCAGAGATACTGTTGTGACATCGCTTACTTTCGTCACAAATGTGAGGACATATGGACCTTTTGGAAAACCAAGCGGTACTGCTTTCAGTGTCCCTCTTACGGACACTAGCGTTGTGGGCTTCTTCGTCCGTGCTGGAAGACTTGTTAATGCTATCGGGGTTTATGTGCGTCCTTCTGTTCAAAATTATTAG
- the LOC109764072 gene encoding uncharacterized protein isoform X2 has protein sequence MDRQASARIDLECMLLDETKEPRALPLPLLEEITKSFSADHEIGRGGFAVVYQGILDNGMVAVKKLSNTYLYENKFQTEIQCLMKVKHRNVVRFLGYCCDTQGQVATHEGNFVMADIQERLLCFEFLSKGDLSNYISDASSGLEWRDRYKIIKGICEGLNYLHRNGIVHLDLKPANILMDAKMVPKIGDFGLSRCFQEEQTRTIATTFAGSLGYLAPEFSDRIVTPKYDLYSLGVIITEILTGEKGYSDVEEVLESWSNRLEKSQRQQELLDVYLVELRFPVEPNTDEHTLFRLMKKSTKPWRCFASLPLYGIVPPKSSTYTLVVTAQQQERLPEETDYDLILQSSLSGDKSNPTLRDQSKYDKFFDEAKDSGNAVHEVMLKTVFASQGPTTSEPTISRRLKDQWIISLKNTHGMLCSLDAQPTEPCIVTSHQHGDVCIWNYDPQRRTDSFNVSKESIMPSYSLSNKVHSVKVISRKKWFVAGTSDGVIHVYNYDNKIQKLRSFRAASDCFITSMAIHPTRPYVLSSAHRGMKLWDWDNDWECTQSFVQEHSDTIQQVAFNPVDSNMFASTSDDHTVKVWSIDSPESKYTLSGHQDKVNCLNFFTCNDRQYLITGSDDHTAKIWDMEEKACVHTMQAFVSPVISVMAFPDSSYLITGSSDGSVHFWSSSEFSDICMVPRLERIVNFGSGGAIWGLGCFMGSRRIVIGQEYAVSIMAIDNEEESNEKSI, from the exons ATGGATCGCCAAGCTAGTGCACGAATCGACCTGGAGTGTATGCTGTTGGATGAAACCAAAGAGCCGAGGGCTCTGCCGCTGCCACTCCTTGAAGAGATCACAAAGAGTTTCTCCGCTGACCATGAAATTGGACGTGGAGGATTCGCGGTGGTTTATCAG GGAATCCTTGACAATGGCATGGTCGCTGTGAAGAAGCTGTCCAACACGTATTTGTATGAGAATAAATTCCAGACGGAGATTCAATGTCTGATGAAGGTGAAGCACAGAAATGTTGTACGATTTTTAGGATATTGCTGCGACACACAAGGGCAAGTAGCCACGCATGAAGGAAATTTTGTCATGGCTGACATACAAGAAAGATTACTCTGCTTTGAGTTTCTATCCAAGGGGGATCTTTCTAACTATATCTCCG ATGCGTCCAGTGGACTTGAATGGCGAGATCGCTACAAAATAATAAAAGGAATCTGCGAAGGATTGAATTACCTTCACAGAAATGGTATTGTTCACCTTGATCTTAAGCCGGCAAATATCCTCATGGATGCTAAAATGGTGCCAAAAATTGGCGACTTTGGTCTATCGAGGTGCTTTCAGGAAGAGCAAACCCGCACTATTGCTACAACATTTGCTGGAAGCCT TGGATATCTAGCACCAGAATTCAGCGACCGCATAGTTACACCTAAATATGATTTGTACAGTCTTGGAGTAATAATCACGGAGATACTCACCGGAGAAAAAGGTTATAGTGATGTTGAGGAA GTACTTGAAAGTTGGAGCAATAGGTTGGAGAAATCACAGAGACAACAA GAGCTACTTGACGTCTACCTTGTCGAGCTTCGCTTCCCTGTTGAACCAAACACAGATGAACACACATTATTCAGGCTTATGAAGAAGAGCACCAAGCCTTGGCGTTGCTTCGCAAGTCTCCCACTATATGGCATTGTGCCTCCCAAGTCCTCTACTTACACTCTCGTTGTTACAGCGCAACAGCAAGAGAGGCTACCAGAAGAAACGGACTACGATCTAATCCTGCAGAGCAGTCTGTCAGGGGATAAAAGCAACCCTACTTTGAGAGACCAATCTAAGTATGACAAGTTTTTCGACGAAGCTAAAGATTCAGGGAATGCAGTGCATGAGGTGATGTTGAAAACTGTTTTTGCTTCGCAAGGGCCGACAACATCAGAG CCGACAATCTCAAGAAGACTAAAG GATCAATGGATCATATCCCTGAAGAATACTCATGGCATGCTGTGCTCCCTTGATGCACAGCCCACCGAGCCATG CATTGTAACAAGTCATCAGCACGGAGATGTTTGCATATGGAACTATGACCCGCAG AGACGGACGGATTCATTTAATGTCTCAAAGGAGTCAATCATGCCTTCTTACTCATTGTCGAATAAAG TTCATTCTGTTAAGGTTATCTCAAGAAAGAAATGGTTTGTGGCTGGGACATCTGATGGTGTGATCCATGTGTACAATTATGACAACAAAatacaaaaactcaggagtttcAGAGCCGCCAGTGATTGCTTCATCACATCAATGGCCATCCATCCAACCCGTCCATATGTATTGTCATCGGCTCATCGTGGTATGAAGCTCTGGGACTGGGACAACGACTGGGAGTGCACACAATCATTCGTGCAGGAACATTCTGATACGATACAGCAAGTCGCATTTAACCCAGTGGACTCCAATATGTTTGCAAGTACTTCAGATGATCACACAGTAAAG GTTTGGAGCATCGATTCTCCCGAATCAAAATATACTTTGTCTGGGCATCAGGACAAAGTGAACTGTCTCAATTTCTTCACATGTAATGATCGACAATATTTGATTACTGGCTCTGATGACCACACAGCTAAG ATATGGGACATGGAGGAAAAGGCTTGTGTTCATACGATGCAAGCTTTCGTGTCTCCAGTAATTTCTGTCATGGCCTTTCCCGATAGCTCATATCTAATTACAGGTTCAAGTGATGGCTCTGTTCATTTCTGGAGCTCCAGTGAATTCAG TGATATCTGCATGGTACCTAGGCTGGAGAGAATCGTTAACTTTGGCTCTGGTGGAGCTATTTGGGGTCTCGGATGTTTCATGGGGTCAAGAAG GATTGTGATCGGGCAAGAGTACGCAGTGTCAATCATGGCCATTGACAATGAAGAAGAGAGCAATGAAAAGTCCATATGA